Proteins encoded within one genomic window of Brassica rapa cultivar Chiifu-401-42 chromosome A09, CAAS_Brap_v3.01, whole genome shotgun sequence:
- the LOC103839509 gene encoding probable acetyl-CoA acetyltransferase, cytosolic 2 isoform X1, translating to MASSVSDQSVQPQDVCVVGVARTPMGDFLGSLSSITAPRLGSIAIEAALKSANVEPALVEEVFFGNVLTANLGQAPARQAALGAGIPYSVICTTVNKVCAAGMKAVMLAAQSIQLGLNDVVVAGGMESMSNVPKYLPNARRGSRLGHDTVVDGMTKDGLWDVYNDFGMGVCGEICADQYRITREEQDAYAIQSFERGIAAQNARLFSWEIVPVEVSSGRGKPSVVIDKDDGLGKFDAAKLKKLRPSFKEDGGSVTAGNASSISDGAAALVLVSGKKALELGLHVIAKIRGYADAAQAPELFTTTPALAIPKAIMRAGLDASQVDYYEINEAFSVVALANQKLLGLDPARLNAHGGAVALGHPLGCSGARILVTLLGVLKAKKGKYGVASICNGGGGASALVLEFMSEKTIGYSSL from the exons ATGGCTTCATCCGTCTCTGATCAGTCCGTACAGCCTCAAG ATGTTTGTGTTGTGGGAGTGGCGAGAACGCCTATGGGAGACTTCCTAGGCTCTCTCTCTTCTATAACTGCCCCAAGACTCGGCTCCATAGCCATTGAAG CCGCACTTAAGAGTGCAAACGTTGAACCGGCTCTTGTGGAAGAGGTTTTCTTTGGTAATGTCTTAACCGCAAATCTTGGGCAAGCGCCAGCAAGACAGGCTGCACTTGGTGCTGGGATTCCCTATTCAGTGATCTGCACCACTGTCAACAAAGTCTGTGCTGCTGGAATGAAAG CTGTAATGTTAGCGGCTCAAAGTATCCAGCTCGGTTTGAATGATGTTGTTGTGGCTGGTGGGATGGAGAGCATGTCAAACGTCCCAAAGTACCTCCCAAACGCAAg AAGGGGTTCACGATTAGGACATGATACTGTTGTTGACGGTATGACGAAAGATGGACTTTGGGATGTGTACAATGACTTTGGAATGGGAGTTTGTGGAGAAATATGCGCTGACCAGTACCGTATTACAAGAGAAGAACAG GATGCTTATGCTATACAGAGCTTTGAGCGTGGTATTGCTGCACAAAACGCTCGGTTGTTCTCTTGGGAAATTGTTCCG GTTGAGGTTTCTTCTGGAAGAGGGAAGCCATCTGTTGTTATTGACAAGGATGATGGACTTGGGAAG TTTGATGCTGCCAAGTTAAAGAAGCTTAGACCAAGCTTCAAGGAGGATGGGGGATCAGTCACTGCTGGCAATGCATCAAGTATAAG TGATGGTGCGGCAGCGTTAGTGCTAGTTAGTGGAAAGAAGGCTCTTGAGCTTGGACTGCATGTTATAGCTAAGATTAGAGGATACGCTGATGCTGCTCAGGCACCTGAGTTGTTCACAACCACGCCGGCACTTGCTATTCCTAAAGCTATAATGCGTGCTGGTTTAGATGCATCTCAAGTTGATTACTATGAAATTAACGAAGCTTTCTCT GTTGTAGCTCTGGCCAATCAGAAACTGCTGGGATTAGATCCT GCACGGTTGAATGCACATGGAGGGGCTGTTGCATTGGGACATCCACTGGGATGCAGTGGTGCTCGCATTTTAGTCACATTACTGGGT GTATTGAAAGCAAAGAAGGGAAAGTATGGAGTGGCATCAATATGcaacggaggaggaggagcatcagCACTTGTTCTCGAGTTCAT GTCGGAGAAAACAATAGGGTATTCATCACTCTGA
- the LOC103839507 gene encoding phosphoglycolate phosphatase 2 gives MAPKLLSSTNFKSLFNSVDTFLFDCDGVIWKGDTLIDGVSHTLDLLRSKGKNIVFVTNNSMKSRRQYAEKFRSLGLTSVTQDEIFSSSFAAAMYLKANNFPKDKKVYVIGGEGILEELQLAGFTGLGGPEDGEKKAQWKSNSLFQHDKTVGAVVVGLDPNINYYKLQYGTLCVRENPGCLFIATNRDAVGHMTDLQEWPGAGCMVAAMCGSTEREPIVVGKPATFMMDFLIQKFGTETSRMCMVGDRLDTDVLFGQNAGCKTLLVLSGCTSESNLLDENNKIEPDYYTSMVSDITKLMDSP, from the exons ATGGCGCCTAAGCTTCTCTCCTCCACTAACTTCAAATCTCTATTCAACTCAGTCGACACTTTCCTCTTTGACTGCGATG GTGTTATATGGAAGGGTGATACGCTCATCGATGGCGTCTCTCACACTCTCGACTTACTCCGATCCAAG GGCAAAAACATTGTCTTTGTGACGAACAACTCAATGAAATCAAGGAGGCAATACGCAGAAAAGTTCCGATCTTTGGGTCTCACTTCTGTTACTCAG GATGAGATATTCTCTTCGTCGTTTGCGGCGGCTATGTACCTCAAAGCCAACAATTTCCCCAAGGACAAGAAG GTTTATGTGATTGGTGGAGAAGGCATTCTTGAGGAGCTCCAGCTTGCCGGTTTTACAGGTCTTGGTGGTCCT GAAGACGGTGAAAAGAAGGCACAATGGAAATCAAACTCTCTCTTTCAACATGATAAAACC GTGGGAGCAGTTGTGGTTGGACTCGACCCCAACATCAACTACTATAAGCTTCA GTATGGGACCCTCTGTGTACGCGAGAATCCGGGTTGTCTTTTCATTGCCACCAACCGTGATGCAGTAGGACATATGACCGATCTTCAAGAGTGGCCTG GTGCTGGTTGTATGGTTGCTGCCATGTGTGGTTCAACTGAAAGAGAACCAATAGTAGTTGGGAAACCAGCTACTTTCATGATGGACTTTCTGATACAGAA ATTTGGGACAGAAACGTCAAGAATGTGCATGGTGGGTGATAGGCTCGACACTGATGTATTGTTTGGACAGAATGCTGGATGCAAAACTCTCCTCGTCCTTTCAG GGTGTACAAGTGAGTCTAATCTACTAGACGAGAACAACAAGATTGAACCAGACTATTACACAAGCATGGTCTCTGATATCACTAAACTTATGGACTCCCCTTAG
- the LOC103839508 gene encoding SEC14 cytosolic factor: MGIVSEQAIDDFQELIDKVEEPLKTTFKNVHQGYLRETLIRFLKARDWNVIKAHTMLVECLRWRVDNQIDSILSKPIVPSGLYRDVRDSQLIGMSGYTREGLPVFAIGVGLSTFDKASVHYYVQSHIQINEYRDRVLLPSVSKKNGRPITTCVKVLDMTGLKLSALSQIKLVTIISTIDDLNYPEKTNTYYVVNAPYIFSACWKVVKPLLQERTRKKVHVLSGCGKDELLKIMDYTSLPHFCRRGSSGSSHQTQSVDCFSVDHPFHQQLYNYVKHHYETQGQAEPAKQGSFHVGFPEPVAERVEIAKTIESKLHKFENCNGLSKPVDDRKASP, encoded by the exons ATGGGGATCGTCTCGGAACAAGCCATTGATGATTTCCAGGAGCTCATAGATAAAG TTGAGGAGCCATTGAAGACAACATTTAAG AATGTCCATCAGGGATACCTGAGGGAGACTTTGATTCGTTTTCTAAAAGCACGAGATTGGAACGTAATTAAAGCTCATACAATG CTGGTTGAGTGTTTGCGTTGGAGGGTGGATAATCAAATTGACAGTATCTTATCC AAACCTATTGTTCCTAGTGGGCTGTACAGGGACGTACGTGATTCTCAGCTCATAGGAATGTCAGGTTACACCAGAGAG GGCTTGCCTGTGTTTGCTATTGGTGTTGGCCTCAGCACATTCGACAAAGCTTCT GTTCACTACTATGTCCAATCACACATCCAAATCAATGAATACAGAGACCGTGTACTACTG CCTTCTGTATCTAAGAAGAATGGGCGGCCAATCACCACCTGCGTCAAGGTTCTAGACATGACAGGGTTGAAACTTTCAGCCCTCAGCCAAATTAAG TTAGTGACTATCATATCGACCATTGATGATCTGAACTATCCAGAGAAGACAAACACATACTATGTTGTGAACGCGCCATATATATTTTCCGCCTGTTGGAAG GTTGTAAAACCTCTTTTACAAGAGAGGACGAGGAAAAAAGTTCATGTGTTATCCGGTTGCGGAAAGGATGAGTTATTGAAG attatggactacaCATCCCTCCCACATTTCTGTAGAAGAGGAAGCTCTGGGTCATCTCACCAGACTCAGAGTGTAGATTGTTTTTCTGTTGATCATCCTTTCCATCAACAGCTATACAACTATGTGAAACACCATTATGAAACCCAGGGACAAGCAGAACCTGCAAAGCAAGGTTCTTTCCACGTGGGTTTTCCTGAGCCTGTAGCTGAACGTGTTGAGATAGCCAAAACCATAGAATCAAAACTGCACAAGTTCGAGAACTGCAATGGTCTGAGCAAGCCGGTTGATGACAGAAAAGCCAGTCCATGA
- the LOC103839509 gene encoding probable acetyl-CoA acetyltransferase, cytosolic 2 isoform X2, translating into MASSVSDQSVQPQDVCVVGVARTPMGDFLGSLSSITAPRLGSIAIEAALKSANVEPALVEEVFFGNVLTANLGQAPARQAALGAGIPYSVICTTVNKVCAAGMKAVMLAAQSIQLGLNDVVVAGGMESMSNVPKYLPNARRGSRLGHDTVVDGMTKDGLWDVYNDFGMGVCGEICADQYRITREEQDAYAIQSFERGIAAQNARLFSWEIVPVEVSSGRGKPSVVIDKDDGLGKFDAAKLKKLRPSFKEDGGSVTAGNASSISDGAAALVLVSGKKALELGLHVIAKIRGYADAAQAPELFTTTPALAIPKAIMRAGLDASQVDYYEINEAFSVVALANQKLLGLDPARLNAHGGAVALGHPLGCSGARILVTLLGVLKAKKGKYGVASICNGGGGASALVLEFM; encoded by the exons ATGGCTTCATCCGTCTCTGATCAGTCCGTACAGCCTCAAG ATGTTTGTGTTGTGGGAGTGGCGAGAACGCCTATGGGAGACTTCCTAGGCTCTCTCTCTTCTATAACTGCCCCAAGACTCGGCTCCATAGCCATTGAAG CCGCACTTAAGAGTGCAAACGTTGAACCGGCTCTTGTGGAAGAGGTTTTCTTTGGTAATGTCTTAACCGCAAATCTTGGGCAAGCGCCAGCAAGACAGGCTGCACTTGGTGCTGGGATTCCCTATTCAGTGATCTGCACCACTGTCAACAAAGTCTGTGCTGCTGGAATGAAAG CTGTAATGTTAGCGGCTCAAAGTATCCAGCTCGGTTTGAATGATGTTGTTGTGGCTGGTGGGATGGAGAGCATGTCAAACGTCCCAAAGTACCTCCCAAACGCAAg AAGGGGTTCACGATTAGGACATGATACTGTTGTTGACGGTATGACGAAAGATGGACTTTGGGATGTGTACAATGACTTTGGAATGGGAGTTTGTGGAGAAATATGCGCTGACCAGTACCGTATTACAAGAGAAGAACAG GATGCTTATGCTATACAGAGCTTTGAGCGTGGTATTGCTGCACAAAACGCTCGGTTGTTCTCTTGGGAAATTGTTCCG GTTGAGGTTTCTTCTGGAAGAGGGAAGCCATCTGTTGTTATTGACAAGGATGATGGACTTGGGAAG TTTGATGCTGCCAAGTTAAAGAAGCTTAGACCAAGCTTCAAGGAGGATGGGGGATCAGTCACTGCTGGCAATGCATCAAGTATAAG TGATGGTGCGGCAGCGTTAGTGCTAGTTAGTGGAAAGAAGGCTCTTGAGCTTGGACTGCATGTTATAGCTAAGATTAGAGGATACGCTGATGCTGCTCAGGCACCTGAGTTGTTCACAACCACGCCGGCACTTGCTATTCCTAAAGCTATAATGCGTGCTGGTTTAGATGCATCTCAAGTTGATTACTATGAAATTAACGAAGCTTTCTCT GTTGTAGCTCTGGCCAATCAGAAACTGCTGGGATTAGATCCT GCACGGTTGAATGCACATGGAGGGGCTGTTGCATTGGGACATCCACTGGGATGCAGTGGTGCTCGCATTTTAGTCACATTACTGGGT GTATTGAAAGCAAAGAAGGGAAAGTATGGAGTGGCATCAATATGcaacggaggaggaggagcatcagCACTTGTTCTCGAGTTCATGTAA